In Yarrowia lipolytica chromosome 1F, complete sequence, a genomic segment contains:
- a CDS encoding uncharacterized protein (Compare to YALI0F12397g, uniprot|Q9UVF6 Yarrowia lipolytica Pal2 protein involved in pH sensing mating and meiosis): MHSDAPTPVANELSEVSHLAEGDNASFSAGNFTVLQLPSDPSHCIDYAIPAGTLVIVDPNNPDNNRTVKLQAPAVFRPQCALGGTRAPAPRPEESFPDWSEYQKYHHNDRRDPFYGSVTPIAYTIAASTVTAWMLLIILFLSRKPSPLFQKIAVLITAVSLTVFLAQATDTLESQYNEGYQNAYELRHKIMGGWAFRILQVITCVITWLARLQVVIRLFDVPKINTRLAVVGSTLIFTNATIWACLNFIPPWSQYVRNAKSVLPVFGALCSLLLEVFYLVVVVIYSISKRKYAYSRTSIVMAAISWLAMILPMVFIVFDIAHYWIAGWSDFIRWTADAAASVVVWEWTNVIVYQERREQRQSVLGRQVYRDEILDFKGDNGGGTVGGGRTKYPSRMEEDDVPFRSSPNDHHFTSNIPTSAGEGQSFQFFKRARLPMYSRKIWKIARGESAASNNTHYEHAIIEEEEEESIERNRRTPTVQENGEEDDEETYDEENDQYSQDNHSSVHSFESSRPSQHPVPSSGGTRAVGHTHFPLPGQSEGANTTSPAAAAAAAEPEPEPVAGPSGGAAAHGDSDDDSDNSDDSSLASFTVIQQTGFSVDNQGVPEYDADSAPPTFEPIPGFHRQDYSDAKG; the protein is encoded by the coding sequence ATGCACTCCGACGCGCCCACGCCCGTGGCCAACGAGCTGTCTGAGGTGTCGCATCTGGCAGAGGGCGACAACGCGAGCTTTTCGGCGGGCAACTTCACCGTTCTACAGCTCCCATCGGACCCCTCCCATTGCATTGATTATGCTATTCCAGCAGGCACCCTGGTGATAGTGGATCCCAACAACCCCGACAACAACCGCACGGTTAAGTTGCAAGCGCCGGCGGTTTTCCGGCCCCAGTGTGCTCTGGGAGGAACTCGAGCTCCGGCCCCAAGACCAGAGGAGTCGTTTCCAGACTGGAGCGAATACCAAAAGTACCATCATAACGACCGACGAGACCCATTCTACGGCTCGGTCACGCCCATCGCTTATACCATTGCGGCGTCCACAGTCACAGCTTGGATGCTGCTGATCattctgtttctgtcgaGAAAACCGTCTCCTCTGTTTCAGAAGATTGCGGTGCTGATTACGGCGGTTTCGCTGACCGTTTTTCTGGCGCAGGCCACAGATACCCTGGAATCGCAATACAATGAAGGATACCAGAATGCATACGAACTACGACACAAAATCATGGGAGGATGGGCATTTCGAATTCTGCAGGTGATCACATGTGTCATCACCTGGCTGGCCCGTTTGCAAGTCGTGATTCGGCTGTTTGACGTGCCCAAAATCAACACTCGATTGGCAGTTGTGGGGTCCACGTTGATTTTCACCAATGCCACCATCTGGGCGTGTCTGAACTTCATTCCCCCGTGGTCGCAGTACGTTCGAAATGCCAAGTCGGTGCTTCCAGTGTTTGGAGCTCTGTGttcgcttcttctcgaggtGTTTTATCTCGTGGTGGTTGTCATCTACTCCATTTCCAAACGCAAATACGCATACTCTCGCACGTCTATAGTTATGGCCGCCATCTCGTGGTTGGCCATGATCCTGCCCATGGTCTTTATCGTGTTTGATATTGCTCATTACTGGATTGCAGGCTGGTCAGACTTCATTCGGTGGACGGCTGACGCTGCTGCCTCGGTAGTAGTGTGGGAATGGACCAATGTGATTGTGTACCAGGAGCGAAGAGAGCAACGACAATCAGTCCTGGGCCGTCAGGTGTATAGagacgagattctggacTTTAAGGGCGACaacggaggaggaacagttggaggagggcgAACAAAGTATCCTTCTCGCAtggaggaagacgacgtTCCTTTCAGATCGTCTCCCAACGACCACCACTTTACTTCCAACATTCCTACTTCTGCTGGCGAGGGACAGTCGTTCCAGTTCTTCAAACGGGCCAGATTGCCCATGTACTCTCGCAAGATTTGGAAAATTGCTCGAGGAGAGTCTGCAGCTAGTAACAACACCCATTACGAGCACGCCATCattgaggaagaggaggaggagtccatTGAACGAAACAGACGGACTCCCACTGTTCAGGAgaatggagaggaggacgacgaggagactTATGACGAAGAGAATGACCAGTACAGCCAGGACAACCATTCGTCTGTGCATTCCTTTGAGTCCAGTCGACCTTCCCAGCACCCAGTTCCTTCCTCCGGAGGCACTCGGGCTGTGGGACACACGCATTTTCCTCTTCCCGGCCAGTCCGAGGGAGCAAACACTacttctcctgctgctgctgctgctgctgcagaaccTGAACCTGAACCCGTGGCTGGTCCTTCAGGGGGAGCTGCTGCCCATGGAGACTCGGATGACGACTCGGACAACTCGGACGACTCTTCTCTGGCGTCCTTCACCGTGATTCAGCAGACTGGCTTCTCAGTCGACAATCAGGGAGTACCCGAGTACGACGCAGACTCTGCTCCTCCCACTTTTGAACCCATTCCTGGCTTCCATCGCCAGGATTACTCGGATGCAAAGGGATAG
- a CDS encoding uncharacterized protein (Compare to YALI0F12375g, some similarities with uniprot|P34761 Saccharomyces cerevisiae YNL197c, similar to Saccharomyces cerevisiae WHI4 (YDL224C) and WHI3 (YNL197C); ancestral locus Anc_2.52), which produces MSFAFEGQPQHSPFFYEGQQHQHQHQHQHQHHAGPQHSSQQHPQGPHQVQQQQHVPPQHQGHQQHQQQQHAGPAPPGKVNLTQLPRDVTPRELRLLFAFAPDFLHCELHKLPFGDDSPIGTAYFRTYTAAINCQVTLDGRTDLFGDDTYPLKCEVRSSRHSSSGTPNSSGAGAPNPRHNSVSSKSRFSFAQQYPTPNGGAGGGPSSLEMPMQNMSVNHSTPSHHSSQDFGYPQEVFSPTSPRSVFPASGSVPELGLPRPMLGALSSGKAVLLESSRDDDEYNDMVKGPVSWFARDPQPGQSQQQQSQQGGQQQQQAQQQQQPQPPQQPQQSHSVPSQSTPSSSAPSTAHSPISKPKSPVSQQQQQQQQQQQQDDDSKRDASRGDSSGAPANAPTGPASQWSDKRRTSTLRQFQNGGKGPSAANPPTAPANYDDSAVSSGESSPSESTISLSSVVPVPTNSVDDLPPIDTSAGPGAASRIVVPYSPTNASTTIQVLQNGGRVLPPANPADQNPPCNTLYVGNLPMNTTEEELMQLFSKQKGYKRLCFRTKMNGPMCFVEFENVMYASKALNELYGKGLKYSVKGGIRLSFSKNPLGVRSSGGSGGSSQPPVNGGRQDKRDYNGDYYY; this is translated from the coding sequence ATGTCATTTGCATTTGAGGGCCAGCCTCAGCATAGCCCCTTCTTCTACGAGGGCcaacagcatcagcatcagcatcaacatcaacatcagCACCACGCCGGCCCGCAACACAgcagccagcagcaccCCCAGGGCCCGCATCAGgtacagcagcaacaacacGTCCCGCCGCAACACCAGGgccaccagcagcatcaacagcagcaacacgCGGGACCCGCGCCCCCTGGAAAGGTGAACCTGACCCAACTGCCACGCGACGTGACCCCGCGTGAACTGCGGCTGCTGTTCGCTTTTGCACCCGACTTTCTGCATTGCGAGCTCCACAAACTGCCGTTTGGCGACGACTCCCCCATCGGCACCGCATACTTCCGCACCTACACGGCCGCCATCAACTGCCAGGTGACCCTCGACGGCCGTACCGACCTCTTTGGTGACGACACCTATCCGCTCAAATGCGAGGTGCGTTCTTCGCGACACTCGTCCAGTGGCACCCCCAACAGCAGCGGAGCCGGCGCCCCCAACCCCCGACACAACTCCGTGTCGTCCAAGAGCCGCTTCTCGTTCGCCCAGCAGTACCCCACCCCCAACGGAGGCGCTGGAGGCGGACCGTCGTCGCTGGAAATGCCCATGCAGAACATGTCCGTCAACCACTCCACGCCCTCCCACCACTCGTCTCAAGACTTTGGATACCCGCAGGAAGTCTTTTCGCCCACGTCTCCGCGGTCCGTGTTCCCCGCCTCAGGCTCGGTGCCTGAGCTCGGTCTCCCCAGACCCATGCTCGGCGCCTTGTCCTCCGGCAAGGCTGTGCTGCTCGAGAGCTCCAGggatgacgacgagtacAACGACATGGTCAAGGGCCCCGTCAGCTGGTTTGCACGAGATCCCCAGCCTGGACAgtcgcagcagcagcagtctcaGCAGggtggccagcagcagcaacaggcccagcaacaacagcagcccCAGCCACcccaacaaccccaacaatCGCATTCGGTCCCCTCGCAGTCGACTCCGTCGTCGTCAGCGCCTTCCACGGCCCACTCGCCCATCTCTAAGCCCAAGTCGCCCGtgtcgcagcagcagcagcagcagcaacagcaacagcagcaggacgACGATTCCAAGCGAGACGCCTCCCGTGGCGACTCGTCTGGAGCGCCGGCTAACGCGCCTACGGGCCCTGCATCGCAGTGGAGCGATAAGCGGCGTACATCGACGCTGCGGCAGTTCCAGAACGGCGGGAAAGGGCCGTCCGCTGCCAATCCCCCCACCGCGCCGGCCAACTACGATGACTCGGCTGTTTCTTCGGGCGAGTCGTCTCCCAGCGAGTCCACCATCtcgctgtcgtcggtggtgCCCGTGCCCACCAACTCGGTGGACGACCTGCCGCCCATCGACACGTCGGCTGGTCCGGGCGCCGCCTCCCGCATCGTGGTACCCTACTCACCGACCAACgcgtccaccaccatccAGGTGCTGCAGAACGGCGGCCGTGTGCTTCCCCCTGCCAATCCTGCCGACCAGAACCCCCCTTGCAACACTCTGTACGTGGGCAATTTGCCGATGAACAcgaccgaggaggagctgatgCAGCTCTTTTCCAAGCAAAAGGGCTACAAGCGGCTGTGTTTCCGCACCAAGATGAACGGGCCCATGTGTTTTGTGGAGTTTGAAAACGTCATGTATGCATCCAAGGCGCTTAACGAGTTGTACGGAAAGGGTCTCAAGTACAGTGTCAAGGGCGGCATTCGGCTGTCGTTTTCCAAGAATCCGTTGGGCGTGCGGAGCAGTGGCGGCAGCGGAGGGTCGTCGCAGCCTCCCGTGAACGGTGGCCGACAGGACAAGAGGGACTATAATGGTGACTACTACTACTAG
- a CDS encoding uncharacterized protein (Compare to YALI0F12353g, similar to uniprot|O88696 Mus musculus putative ATP- dependent Clp protease proteolytic subunit mitochondrial precursor), which produces MHVNPTSLTPQPMIAILKGSSRVPRVRQLAAVTQKRRYSDFSIHDIPAKLLNERIVHVAGPIDDSMATSVVAQLLYLEHKSAQKPIHMYINSPGGAVTAGFAILDTMNYIRSPVHTVCLGQAASMASLLLTCGAPGNRIMTPNSTIMTHEPLGGIVGSSKLVELHTFHLQRIRTRIIQLYYDSMKLGLEGRLKEEGAEETHEVAEPTPLMSLLSSDRSWIDTINQKTLTHSLVDTLIGLDQFFNADEALKLGLVDRILKTKGE; this is translated from the coding sequence ATGCACGTTAATCCCACCTCTTTAACTCCACAACCCATGATAGCGATACTAAAAGGAAGTTCACGGGTGCCACGGGTCCGACAGTTGGCCGCGGTGACGCAAAAACGCCGATATTCCGACTTCTCCATCCACGACATCCCCGCCAAGCTACTCAACGAGCGAATTGTGCACGTGGCCGGCCCCATAGACGACTCCATGGCCACCTCGGTGGTGGCGCAATTGCTCTATCTGGAACACAAATCGGCACAGAAACCGATCCACATGTATATCAACTCGCCCGGAGGCGCCGTGACGGCCGGGTTCGCCATTCTCGACACTATGAACTACATCCGAAGCCCCGTCCACACCGTCTGTCTCGGCCAGGCCGCCAGTATGGCATCATTACTACTCACCTGTGGCGCGCCCGGCAACCGCATCATGACCCCAAACTCGACAATCATGACACACGAACCACTGGGAGGCATTGTTGGCAGCAGtaagctggtggagctgcaCACATTCCACTTGCAACGGATCCGAACCCGAATCATCCAACTGTACTACGATAGCATGAAACTGGGCCTGGAGGGAAGACTGAAGGAGGAAGGAGCAGAGGAGACTCATGAGGTGGCAGAACCGACCCCGTTGAtgtcgttgttgtcgtcGGACCGATCCTGGATCGATACCATCAACCAAAAGACCCTGACCCACTCGCTAGTAGACACTCTCATTGGTCTTGATCAGTTCTTCAACGCCGACGAGGCTTTGAAGCTGGGACTGGTCGATCGGATTCTCAAGACCAAAGGCGAATAG